A part of Miscanthus floridulus cultivar M001 chromosome 6, ASM1932011v1, whole genome shotgun sequence genomic DNA contains:
- the LOC136461613 gene encoding acyl transferase 9-like, whose product MAGFKVTRISEGPVKPASATPEETLPLAWVDRYPTHRGLVESMHIFRSGADAAPAVIRAALGKALAFFYPLAGRIVEGEQAGCPAIRCTADGVYFAEAQADCSLEDVRFLERPLLLPKEELVPYPGDDRWPVEPHNTIMMMQITKFTCGGFVMGLRFNHASADGMGAAQFINAVGDMARGLTEPKVLPVWHREKFPNPNIKPGPLPELPVLALDYVVLDFPTPYIDDLKRQYKAHSGKFCSGFDVLTAKLWQCRTRALALDPATEVKLCFFASVRHLLKLDRGYYGNSIFPVKMSAPAEKVLASSIMEVVDMIREAKDRMAVEFFRFAKEETDQDPFQMTFNYESIYVSDWSKLGFSEVDYGFGPPMFAGPLVNNDFIASVVFLKAPLPLDGTRMLASCVTKEHSEEFARGMKEDLP is encoded by the exons ATGGCGGGGTTCAAGGTGACGCGGATCTCGGAGGGCCCGGTGAAGCCGGCGTCAGCGACGCCCGAGGAGACGCTGCCGCTGGCGTGGGTGGACCGGTACCCGACGCACCGTGGCCTGGTGGAGTCGATGCACATCTTCCGCTCCGGCGCGGACGCGGCGCCCGCCGTGATCCGTGCCGCGCTGGGCAAGGCGCTCGCCTTCTTCTACCCGCTGGCGGGGCGCATCGTGGAAGGGGAGCAGGCCGGGTGCCCCGCCATCCGGTGCACCGCCGACGGCGTCTACTTCGCGGAGGCCCAGGCGGACTGCAGCCTGGAGGACGTGCGGTTCCTGGAGCGGCCCCTGCTGCTGCCCAAGGAGGAGCTCGTCCCTTACCCCGGCGACGACCGCTGGCCTGTCGAGCCGCACAACACCATCATGATGATGCAG ATCACAAAGTTCACCTGCGGCGGGTTCGTGATGGGCCTGCGGTTCAACCACGCGTCGGCAGACGGCATGGGCGCGGCGCAGTTCATCAACGCCGTGGGGGACATGGCGCGGGGGCTGACGGAGCCCAAGGTGCTGCCCGTGTGGCACCGGGAGAAGTTCCCCAACCCGAACATCAAGCCGGGCCCGCTCCCGGAGCTCCCCGTGCTGGCGCTGGACTACGTGGTGCTCGACTTCCCCACGCCCTACATCGACGACCTCAAGAGGCAGTACAAGGCGCACAGCGGCAAGTTCTGCTCGGGCTTCGACGTGCTCACGGCCAAGCTCTGGCAGTGCCGCACCCGGGCGCTCGCCCTGGACCCCGCCACCGAGGTCAAGCTCTGCTTCTTCGCCAGCGTCCGCCACCTGCTCAAGCTCGACAGGGGTTACTACGGCAACTCCATCTTCCCCGTGAAGATGTCCGCGCCGGCCGAGAAGGTGCTCGCCTCCTCCATCATGGAGGTCGTCGACATGATCCGGGAGGCCAAGGACAGGATGGCCGTCGAGTTCTTCCGCTTCGCCAAGGAGGAGACGGACCAGGACCCGTTCCAGATGACCTTCAACTACGAGTCCATCTATGTCTCCGACTGGAGCAAGCTCGGCTTCTCTGAGGTGGACTACGGTTTTGGCCCCCCCATGTTCGCCGGCCCGCTCGTCAACAATGACTTCATCGCCTCCGTCGTCTTCCTCAAGGCGCCGCTCCCGCTGGACGGCACCAGGATGCTCGCCAGCTGCGTCACCAAGGAGCACTCTGAGGAGTTCGCCCGTGGCATGAAGGAAGACCTGCCCTGA